Within the Candidatus Eremiobacteraceae bacterium genome, the region TATGACGTGCGCATCATCGAGATCGATATCGAAGAGCCGCAGACGGTGTTGACCTTCGGCGGCCCGCAGATGGAAGAGATGGGCGGCAACATGAACGATCTGCTCGGTTCCATGCTGCCCAAGAAACGTTCGAAGCGCCGCGTCACGGTCGCCGAGGCCAAGAACATCTTCACGCAAGAAGAAGCGGCCAAACTGATCGACAACGATTCGCTCAAGCGCGAAGCGGTGCGCCGCGCAGAGCAAGACGGCATCATCTTCATCGACGAGATGGACAAGATCGCCGGTCCCAGCCATCAGGGCGGCGGGCCCGACGTGTCGCGCGAGGGCGTGCAGCGCGACATCCTTCCGATCGTCGAAGGTTCGACCGTACTCACCAAGCACGGGCCGGTCAAGACCGACCACGTGCTGTTCATCGGCGCCGGCGCTTTCCACGTCAGCAAGCCGAGCGATCTCATCCCCGAGCTTCAGGGCCGCTTTCCGATCCGCGTCGAGCTCGGCAGCCTGACCAAAGACGATTTCGTGACCATCCTCACCGCGCCGAAGAACGCGCTCATCGAGCAATACCGGCAACTGCTGGCGACCGACGCAGTCACCCTGACGTTCACCGACGACGGCATCGACGCGATCGCGCGATTGGCGACGCTGGTCAACGAACAGACCGAGAACATCGGCGCGCGCCGGCTGCACACGATGCTCGAGCGAGTGCTCGAAGGCGTCAGTTACGACGCCCCGGAGCGCGGTGGCTCGATCGTCGTCGACGCGGAGTACGTGGAGGAGCGACTCGCGGACATTGTGAAGGACCAAGACCTCTCGCAATACAT harbors:
- the hslU gene encoding ATP-dependent protease ATPase subunit HslU; translation: MDPKTLTPSRIVAELDRYIVGQADAKRAVAVALRNRYRRNMLSGEMRDEVIPKNILMIGPTGVGKTEIARRLANLVGAPFIKVEATKYTEVGYVGRDVESMVRDLVEASIRTVRAERIEETRAAAQEAALDRLADIIDPSTRMPSGDGSTPFSALSAMLSGQGGSRAVPEAPPQSRTDELEQRRERVKSELRSGFYDVRIIEIDIEEPQTVLTFGGPQMEEMGGNMNDLLGSMLPKKRSKRRVTVAEAKNIFTQEEAAKLIDNDSLKREAVRRAEQDGIIFIDEMDKIAGPSHQGGGPDVSREGVQRDILPIVEGSTVLTKHGPVKTDHVLFIGAGAFHVSKPSDLIPELQGRFPIRVELGSLTKDDFVTILTAPKNALIEQYRQLLATDAVTLTFTDDGIDAIARLATLVNEQTENIGARRLHTMLERVLEGVSYDAPERGGSIVVDAEYVEERLADIVKDQDLSQYIL